The following are encoded together in the Streptomyces rapamycinicus NRRL 5491 genome:
- a CDS encoding DUF4145 domain-containing protein, which produces MQIVERQNLQDLTQTFESGKKRKLTLFTVKLTCDYCSGNCLFLWEVVNPAKIDSNSRYETTELIQVYPEPEPQPRRMSSDAPPLVREIFREAALAETSGAYRLAGVGYRAVVEQITKEQGATGNNLHARITSLAAQGVPQNIVDAFHEARVVGNDAVHDGLAYSSEEIADIAELINEAVFVLYVQPTQRARMAAARAARRQAAKASS; this is translated from the coding sequence ATGCAGATAGTCGAGCGACAGAATCTTCAAGATTTGACCCAAACGTTCGAAAGCGGCAAAAAGCGAAAACTCACACTCTTCACCGTCAAGCTAACCTGCGACTACTGTTCGGGTAACTGCCTATTCTTGTGGGAAGTAGTGAATCCGGCGAAGATAGATTCCAACTCCCGTTACGAGACCACCGAACTAATACAGGTATACCCGGAGCCAGAGCCGCAGCCGCGCCGGATGTCTTCGGATGCGCCGCCATTGGTACGCGAGATATTCAGAGAAGCGGCACTCGCCGAGACGTCGGGAGCTTACCGGCTAGCAGGTGTCGGCTATCGGGCAGTCGTGGAGCAGATCACTAAAGAGCAAGGCGCTACGGGAAATAACCTGCATGCCCGGATAACCTCCCTAGCCGCCCAGGGCGTACCACAGAACATCGTGGACGCCTTCCATGAGGCAAGAGTCGTCGGAAACGATGCCGTTCATGATGGCTTGGCGTATTCCTCAGAGGAGATCGCGGACATTGCCGAGCTGATCAACGAGGCCGTGTTTGTTCTTTACGTGCAACCAACACAGCGTGCACGTATGGCGGCGGCCCGCGCCGCCAGGCGTCAGGCTGCCAAAGCCTCCTCATGA
- a CDS encoding class I SAM-dependent methyltransferase produces MPKPELALAPEIEHFYSQVIDENVRLSMSADGRLELIRTQEILRRFLPPAPARVFDVGGGTGVHARWLVEDGYKVELIDPVARHVEQAAAICPASQGDARALDAADASYDVVQLLGPLYHLPDPEDRRQALSEARRVVKPGGLVAAAGINRYASLFEHVSYAHLHTDRLKAAISKILSTAVHDGKGFTLAYFHRAEELADELRAAGLTDVEVFGIEGPAWSLLKAVEQQPGEGPTDELFASALTAARMAEPYPELLAASSHLLAVGKAPM; encoded by the coding sequence ATGCCGAAACCAGAGCTGGCCCTAGCACCGGAGATCGAACACTTCTACTCACAGGTCATCGACGAGAACGTCCGGCTGAGCATGTCGGCAGACGGGCGACTGGAACTCATCCGCACCCAGGAGATCCTGCGCCGTTTCCTCCCACCGGCCCCGGCGCGCGTCTTCGACGTGGGGGGAGGGACGGGGGTGCACGCACGGTGGCTTGTCGAAGACGGCTACAAGGTCGAGCTCATCGACCCCGTGGCCCGGCACGTCGAGCAGGCGGCGGCCATCTGTCCCGCATCGCAGGGCGACGCGCGTGCACTGGACGCGGCAGACGCCAGTTATGACGTCGTGCAGCTCCTCGGCCCGCTCTACCATCTGCCCGATCCGGAAGACCGGCGCCAGGCCCTCTCGGAGGCTCGGCGCGTGGTGAAGCCCGGGGGGCTGGTCGCCGCGGCGGGCATCAACCGGTACGCCTCGCTCTTCGAGCACGTCAGCTATGCCCACCTGCACACCGACCGGCTAAAGGCGGCCATCTCCAAGATCCTCAGCACCGCCGTGCATGACGGTAAAGGCTTCACCCTGGCCTACTTCCACCGTGCCGAAGAACTCGCCGACGAACTGCGTGCGGCGGGACTGACCGACGTCGAGGTGTTCGGGATCGAGGGCCCCGCGTGGTCGTTGCTCAAGGCAGTAGAGCAGCAGCCCGGGGAAGGGCCTACGGACGAGCTGTTCGCCTCCGCGCTGACAGCCGCGCGAATGGCTGAGCCCTACCCTGAGCTATTGGCCGCCAGCTCCCACCTACTGGCGGTCGGGAAAGCGCCGATGTAA
- a CDS encoding GntR family transcriptional regulator has protein sequence MALLKYEEIAESLRSRIAAGEFEPGEIVPSGRDLAEQWSVSRATAIKAMDVLRNDGVVEARQGTGFIVTETPKARPAGGRRAGSARVTGGMPFLRVGAPDWAAPPAHVAEALRMDGDAEALRRVRVMQLPDGSPHSYAVAWFPPEVAEAAPRLAQTAPIAEGTTRYVRRQTGRFPVEGADVTTVRLATEVEAEHLGLSDPTPVAVVLHTAYDQEGRPLVCEEGVTPGPLYEREETYEM, from the coding sequence ATGGCGCTGCTGAAGTACGAGGAAATCGCGGAATCACTGCGGTCCCGGATCGCAGCGGGTGAGTTCGAGCCGGGCGAGATCGTCCCATCGGGGCGGGATCTGGCTGAGCAGTGGTCCGTGTCACGGGCTACTGCCATCAAGGCCATGGACGTGCTGCGAAACGACGGCGTGGTGGAGGCCAGGCAGGGCACGGGGTTCATCGTCACCGAGACCCCCAAGGCGCGGCCGGCGGGCGGGCGCCGGGCCGGTTCGGCGCGCGTGACCGGCGGCATGCCGTTCCTTCGCGTGGGCGCCCCTGACTGGGCGGCACCTCCGGCGCACGTGGCCGAGGCGCTTCGGATGGACGGCGACGCGGAGGCACTTCGCCGTGTGCGCGTGATGCAGCTTCCCGACGGGAGCCCCCACAGCTACGCGGTGGCGTGGTTCCCGCCCGAGGTGGCGGAGGCGGCGCCCCGCCTCGCCCAGACTGCCCCCATCGCGGAGGGAACGACGCGGTACGTGCGTCGGCAGACCGGCCGGTTCCCCGTGGAGGGGGCGGACGTCACCACCGTGCGCCTGGCGACGGAGGTCGAAGCGGAGCACTTGGGGCTGTCGGACCCAACCCCGGTGGCCGTTGTGCTGCACACGGCATACGACCAAGAGGGGCGCCCGCTGGTCTGCGAGGAAGGGGTCACGCCGGGCCCTCTCTATGAGCGGGAAGAGACCTACGAGATGTAG
- a CDS encoding DUF6284 family protein — protein sequence MKNIGALQAVVTADLSDREPTAAELDAIAYETPLIEAEVELLDVQISLLDRPASELDTRRLRRARRKVLAARLELTNQVAPVTGVGA from the coding sequence ATGAAAAACATCGGTGCACTTCAGGCGGTTGTTACCGCCGACCTGTCCGACCGCGAGCCGACCGCCGCGGAGCTGGACGCCATCGCGTACGAAACGCCGCTCATCGAGGCGGAAGTCGAGTTGCTGGACGTGCAGATCAGCCTGCTTGACCGGCCCGCGTCCGAGCTGGACACGCGCCGTCTGCGCCGGGCTCGCCGCAAGGTGCTGGCCGCCCGGCTGGAGCTGACCAACCAGGTCGCCCCGGTGACGGGGGTGGGGGCGTGA